A genome region from Carya illinoinensis cultivar Pawnee chromosome 2, C.illinoinensisPawnee_v1, whole genome shotgun sequence includes the following:
- the LOC122299916 gene encoding uncharacterized protein LOC122299916: MAVSEARAAWQRAANRCLVQEDAKRAPKLACCQSASSTSKQVDNEPTNKVDGQDLPASGFMPKNPSFSKLPEHTRWWLQLQPSNGYQKGLTYEQLNVLEAEVETSRVGTANSTTKFDELDPEKGDTIHVYDGKNFESSLDKQYGLSAVHMNKAHEVRKLEVKAPCSMNAEEYLKLMDGSGKYEPVDMDPSHCPVFKQANEFCLDPESPWTGCCKTGPWWQITDKDELPFLVMKKSLDHIENCDLPPPQKVYVRRHPYACSGHIDNDDALSSSSNWKAQTSSISYRTHAQGCPDSGKTHGNKVDSSEEFSRCVSDKSFSSSTKHKDVTKMLLVSEGDPGKAQLMEALCHSQTRAREAEKAAKQAYAEKEHILKLFFRQASQLFAYRQWFQLLELEALCVQIKNNDQSISTLFPVVLPWMSYKGWRKRKSWQKATKGKRVKRGRVRHDIKRYAVAFALGMSLVGAGLFLGWTVGCMLPPPF, encoded by the exons ATGGCAGTATCAGAAGCACGAGCTGCATGGCAGAGAGCAGCTAATCGGTGCCTTGTCCAAGAAGATGCCAAAAGAGCTCCAAAGTTAGCTTGCTGCCAGTCAGCATCATCAACATCCAAGCAAGTTGACAATGAACCTACCAATAAAGTGGATGGACAAGATCTTCCTGCCTCAGGTTTTATGCCTAAGAATCCTTCGTTTTCCaaactacccgagcacacaagaTGGTGGCTCCAGTTGCAGCCAAGCAATGGGTACCAGAAGGGTTTAACATATGAACAGTTGAATGTATTGGAGGCCGAAGTGGAAACCTCAAGAGTTGGCACTGCAAATTCTACAACTAAGTTTGATGAGCTCGACCCTGAGAAAGGAGATACCATTCATGTTTATGATGGTAAGAACTTTGAGTCTTCTCTTGATAAGCAATATGGTCTCTCTGCGGTACATATGAATAAGGCCCATGAAGTCAGAAAGCTAGAGGTAAAGGCTCCATGTAGTATGAATGCCGAGGAGTATCTTAAACTAATGGATGGGAGTGGAAAATATGAACCTGTGGATATGGATCCTTCTCATTGTCCAGTTTTCAAGCAAGCCAATGAGTTTTGTTTAGATCCAGAATCTCCATGGACCGGGTGTTGTAAGACTGGGCCGTGGTGGCAAATAACGGATAAAGATGAATTACCCTTTTTGGTCATGAAGAAGTCACTTGACCATATTGAGAATTGTGATCTTCCCCCACCTCAGAAAGTGTATGTAAGGAGGCACCCATATGCTTGTAGTGGGCACATTGACAATGATGACGCATTGTCGTCATCATCTAATTGGAAGGCCCAAACTAGTAGTATTTCCTATAGGACTCATGCACAGGGCTGTCCTGATTCTGGAAAAACACATGGAAATAAGGTGGACTCATCTGAAGAGTTTTCAAGATGTGTTTCTGACAAGTCATTCAG TTCCAGTACAAAGCACAAAGATGTCACAAAGATGCTCCTAGTTTCTGAAGGTGACCCTGGCAAAGCTCAGCTGATGGAAGCACTCTGCCATTCTCAAACACGTGCAAGGGAAGCAGAGAAGGCAGCAAAGCAGGCATATGCTGAGAAAGAGCACATTCTTAAACTCTTCTTCAGACAAGCTTCACAACTTTTTGCCTATAGGCAGTGGTTCCAACTGTTAGAGCTAGAAGCCCTTTGTGTCCAGATTAAAAATAACGACCAGTCAATTTCCACTCTCTTCCCTGTGGTCCTTCCATGGATGTCTTACAAAGGTTGGAGAAAGCGAAAGAGCTGGCAGAAGGCTACCAAGGGGAAAAGAGTCAAGCGAGGGCGAGTGCGGCATGATATCAAAAGGTATGCTGTTGCTTTTGCACTGGGTATGAGTCTTGTTGGTGCTGGCTTGTTTCTGGGATGGACTGTAGGGTGCATGTTACCTCCTCCTTTCTAG